CTCTGATAGAATGCGCCCTAGCATACCTTATGGTGTAGCAAGTGGAGATATATCTAACGATAGCATTGTGATTTGGAGTCGGAGCGATCGCCCCGCCAAAATGATTGTAGAATATTCTACCAGCGAATCTTTTCGCAACGTGCAGCGAGTTGTCGGGTCCAATGCTTTAAAGAATAGCGACTTCACAGCACGACTTTATCTGAAGAATCTACCATCAGACCAAAAATTATTTTATCGGGTGATTTTCCAAGATTTAGATTATCAACGCACCTACAGCGCTCCTTTTTATGGTAGTTTCCAAACTCCCCCCAAATCTGGACGAGATATATTCTTTGTTTGGGGTGGCGACACCGCCGGTCAAGGATGGGGGATTAATCCTGATTTTGGTGGAATGAAAATTTACGAAACTATGCGCCAACTTCATCCCGACTTTTTCATCCATTCTGGCGATAATATTTATGCTGATGGCCCGATTCAATCAGAAGTAACTTTAGACGACGGCACAATTTGGAAAAACATCACCACACCAGAAAAATCCAAAGTAGCAGAAACTCTCACAGAATTTCGTGGCAACTATATTTACAATTTGCTGGATGAAAACATCAAGCGTTTCAATGCCGAAGTTCCCATATTGGCGCAGTGGGACGACCACGAAACCACAAATAACTGGTATCCTGGTGAATTTCTAAGCGATGAGCGTTATACAGTTAAGGATGTTAACTTGCTAGCTCAAAGGGCAAGACAAGCCTTTTTAGAATATCTGCCTATTGGATATGAAAGCAATAATCCAGAGCAAGCGAAAATTTATCGCTCTTTTAACTATGGCCCATTATTAGACATTTTCATGTTGGATGAGCGCACCTACCGGGAGCCAAATTCCCCCAATAATCAGTCAGTACCAAGTAAAGAAACAGACTTTTTGAGCAAAAAACAAGTGCAATGGTTGAAAAGGCAATTACTGTCATCAAAAGCAACATGGAAAGTGATTGCTAGTGATATGCCTTTGGGGCTGATAATTCGAGACGGTAGCACTGATTTTGAAGCTTGGGCGAATGGAGATGGCCCAGCTTTAGGAAGAGAATTAGAACTTGCCGATTTACTACGATTTATCAAAAATAAAAAGATCCAGAATGTTGTTTGGTTAACTGCTGATGTACATTATGCAGCAGCGCACTATTACGACCCCGCTAAAGCACAGTTTACCGACTTTAAGCCTTTTTGGGAGTTTGTTGCCGGGCCGCTTAACTCTGGCACATTTGGGCCTAACCAATTAGAAAATACCTTTGAGCCACAATTAGTATTTCAAAGCCTTCCTCCAGGTACGAAAGCAAATCGACCGCCAAGTGAAGGTTTGCAATTCTTTGGAGGAGTTAAAATTGATGGAAATACAAAGGTAATGACGGTAACATTGCGTAACTTGGCTGGGAAGATTGTTTACAGTGTAGATTTACCGCCAGAAAAATAAATCGCCAAAATCATAGTGAGATGTAGCCAGTTAGATAGAGTAATTACGCAATTTTTTACTTTGTCTGCTGGCTTTGCTGTTTTTTAGGTGGTATGTTGAACAATGAAAAAATTGTGCGTGCCTGCGGCGGGCTTTGCCTACGCCACTGTTAGGAGCTAAATTTAGATAGGTACTGGATTATCTAATTATTATGCTAGCAAGCTACATTGACCAAGCAATGGAACTAGCGCTTTATGAGATCATTGAAGATGATCAAACTTATTGGGGTGAAATTCCAAGCTTACAAGGAGTCTGGGCAAATCATCAAACTCTAGAAGGATGTAGGCGAGAGTTAAGAGAAGCTTTAAGTGACTGGCTGGCGCTACGGTTACATTTGGGGTTAACGATTCCTCTAATTGCTGGTATCAATCTCAATGAACTGACCAAACCTGTATAAAAATGTCTAGATTAACCCCTATTTCTTGGCGTAATTTAGTAAAACGTATGCAAGAGCTAGGTTTTGAAGGCCCGTATGCGGGAGGAAAGCACCCACAAATGCGGCGAGGTGATGTTACTGTAATTATTACCAATCCTCATGAGGGTGATATTAGTGTGGGTCTATTATCGCGGCTATTGCGACAAGCTGGAGTTTCTCGTGAAGAATGGTTGGGTGAGTGAAGTTTTAAAGGTGTATTAAACTCTGCAATTTGCACCCTAAGTTGCTATCAAAAGTATTAGGAATATAATTTTAGCATTTTTGGAGTTGGTCATGCTTAAGCAACTCATCTTAGAAAATTGGAAAAGTTTCCGTTACGCCGAGCTTCCACTTGACCCGTTGACTGTTCTTATTGGTACAAATGCAAGTGGTAAATCTAATGTGGTTGAAGCTTTAGAATTTTTACAACGAATTGCTAGAGGTGAGAATATTGAAGCAGCTTTAGCAGGAGATAAAACACTTACATCTATTAGAGGTGGCTTAGAGTGGGCTGTATTTAAACCTGAAACAAAATTTACATTAAATGCTTTAGTTCAGGGTGAAGATGAGAAAACAGACTACTTGTATGTTATACAAACACAAATAATAAGTGAAGTCAAAGTTATAGAAGAATATATTGACCGTCAAAACTTAAATGAAGATCATACTATTAAGTATGTAGAAAAGTTTACTGTAAAAAAAATAGATTTAAATACAAAAAGTGGCATGAAAGAGCCAGGAAATTATTTTGATTTTAAGGACATTGTATCTAATCATATATATTTAAGTACGGACGAAGAGGGAAGGATCATTTTAGGAAAAGAACTTCAAGAGAGATATTTTCCCTTAAAAATTAAAGCTATCAATTGTGTTGTTTCCACTCTAAAAGAAATTTTGATTCTGAATCCTATTCCCTCGAAAATGCGGGAGTATTCACGCCTATCTGACACTCTTGAAAGTGATGCCTCCAATATTGCTGGTGTATTAGCAGCATTATCTGAAGAACATAAAACTGAAGTAGAATCCACTCTATCTAGCTACATCAAAGATTTCCCGGAAGGTGATATTCAAAAACTATGGGCAGAAAAAGTTGGTAGATTTGGTACTGATGCAATGCTTTACTGTCAAGAAGAATGGAAACCTGGTCATATCATAGAGATTGATGCTAGAACTATGTCCGATGGGACTTTACGATTTATAGCAATTATTACAGCACTACTCACTAGACCAGAAGGTAGTCAACTAGTAATTGAAGAAATAGATAATGGGCTTCATCCCTCGCGTGCAGAATTACTGGTAAGAATACTGCGAGAGATTGGCAGCAAAAGAAAAATTGATATTTTAATAACTACCCATAACCCAGCTTTGCTTGATGCTTTAGGCCCGGAGATAGTTCCTTTTGTAGTTGTAGCACACCGCGATTCTAAAACTGGAGAAAGCAAACTTACACTTTTAGAAGATATTGAAAATCTTCCTCTTTTGTTAGCATCGGGTAGTTTAGGCAAACTAGCAACTAAAGGTGCAATTGAAAAGAGCCTTTCTGATAATAAATAAAGTTAAATATGAGAAAGGTTCTGATTATTAACACATCCATACTTTGCGTCTACTTAGGTGTACCTGGTAAAGAGACTTGTGGTTCTGATAACGATAAATGGGATAAAAAAAGAGTTGAAGCCCGTTTTCAGGAAGAAGAGAAACAAGGTGCAAAGTTTATACTACCAATAGCAACAATTATAGAAACAGGTAATCACATTGCCCAAGCTAACTCTAAGCGATATGAAATTGCTCAAGCTTTCGGTAATATTTTAGTGAAAGTAGCGGATGGAGTTATACCTTGGGGAGTTTTTGAAACTCAAGTAGGTGAACTTTGGAACTCAGAGCAATTGAAACAACTGGCTACTGAATGGCCTACTCTAGCATCTAGAAAAATTTCTATCGGAGATGCGACAATTAAGACTGTAGCCGAATATTACGCCAAAACCAGTAGCACATTTCAAGTAGAAATTTTTACGGGCGATGGGGGACTTAAGGCTTATGAACCAGCTATCCCAGCACCTACGCGTCGAAGTACTCGCAAAAAAGCCTAAAGCGATTAGTCTTTAACCAAAATAGAGATTTTTTAACTAACTTGTCAGGAATTAAGTTCGATAGGAATTGTAATAATAAATTCTGTTCCTTCTTTTATGGTAGATATACATTGCAGTTGACCACAATGTTTTTCTACAACAATTTGATAGCTGATAGATAGCCCTAACCCAGTGCCTTTACCAACGGGTTTAGTAGTGAAGAAAGGGTCAAATAATCGCTTTTGTATATCCTTGGGAATTCCAGTACCATTATCGGCAATGCGAATAACTACTTGCCGATTGTCTGTGACTTCAGTACGAATACGAATTACAGGTGATTTTAGAGTTGAATAAACTGATTCAAAACTCTCGAAGATAGCATCAATTGCATTGGATAGAATATTCATAAATACTTGATTTATTAACCCAGCATAGCATTCTACTAAAGGGAGATTTCCATATTCTTTATCAATAGTAATTATCTGACCTGTTTGCTGATTTACTAGACGACTCTGTAATATTATTAGAGTACTATCAATACCTTCATGAATATCAACTATCTTTTTATCAGATTCATCGAGGCGAGAGAAATTGCGTAATGAAAGAACTATCTCTTGGATACGTTCAGTACCAAACTTCATAGAATCAAGAAGCTTGAGGTAATCAGCAGTTAAAAACTCTAGTTCCATTTCTGCGATCGCAGCTTTAATTTCTGCCACTGGTGCAGGATAATGGTGTTGGTATAGGCTAATTAATTGTAGTAAATCTTGGGTGTAGTTAATCGCATAAACAAGGTTGCCAGCAATAAAGTTTACAGGGTTATTGATTTCGTGTGCAATACCAGCAACGAGTTGTCCCAAAGCCGCCATTTTTTCATTCTGAATTAATCGCGCATAGTTATTCTTAAGGGTACGAAACCCTACTTTAGCAATTCTAGATTGTTCTTCTACTTTCTCTAGTTGAGCTAATGTTAAAATATGAATTTGAGAGTACGCTAAAAGTAAATGATGGAAATCGAGTAGCTTATAACTACCTAACTGAGTTTCTATTAAAATCGGCTCATATACAAATTGAGGTTCTCGCTGCAATGCTATCTTATTTGCTTCTACAATGAGCGTATCCTCAGAAATTATACATACATCTGGCTGAAGAAAGTTAATCAGATTGATTGCAGGTCGTTTAGAAAATAGTGGGAAACTATAAGGACGACTCATGTGTTCAAAAAATCTTTGCCGGGAAATCATCCCCAGATAGTCATGATTTTTCACCAGGATAATTCCTGGTAGTAAAGTCTCTTGCTTAAAGAGTGTATTCAAATCATTTGCTGGACTATCTGCTTCGATGTAAACAGACCAAAGTGGTAATTCTTGCAAAGTAGATTCTAATCGTAAGTTCAGATTATTAGCATTTGTCATGCTATGCATTGCCAACATAGTTTAAATCCTTAACCTTGAGTTAACATTTCTGATAACACTGCGAATCAGCATTGCGATAATTGCAAAGTTAATCAAACTTATATTTCCCTGATTACTAGTGAAAATCACAGTTATGCTGCAAAACTGCTGATGTTAGCGCATCCGATTATTTTCTATCCTGGACAATTGATACTAATTAAAATCCTCTGTTACCTATTCGCTAACCTTGTGACGTTATATTTCTTGTTTATTTAAAATATTTAAAATTATTTTGGGATACGCTCTTACCAATGGTTAATAAAGAACTTCAACCACAGTTANNNGCAACACTCAAACTNGCATCAATGGCAGTCAACGACATTGCTCTTGGAGTGAAAGAGAAAGTAATTAAAAAGGGTTTTGGAAATTTGGTTATCTCTNNNACTGCTGCTTACAGTTGCAGGCTACTGTTTAGAGAACTAAAGCATTATCTTGTATAATCAA
This portion of the Nostoc sp. GT001 genome encodes:
- a CDS encoding alkaline phosphatase, giving the protein MESHHPLKLNRRQFLLHSAITAGGIISTNFVAKSPVFGEAPAIITSDRMRPSIPYGVASGDISNDSIVIWSRSDRPAKMIVEYSTSESFRNVQRVVGSNALKNSDFTARLYLKNLPSDQKLFYRVIFQDLDYQRTYSAPFYGSFQTPPKSGRDIFFVWGGDTAGQGWGINPDFGGMKIYETMRQLHPDFFIHSGDNIYADGPIQSEVTLDDGTIWKNITTPEKSKVAETLTEFRGNYIYNLLDENIKRFNAEVPILAQWDDHETTNNWYPGEFLSDERYTVKDVNLLAQRARQAFLEYLPIGYESNNPEQAKIYRSFNYGPLLDIFMLDERTYREPNSPNNQSVPSKETDFLSKKQVQWLKRQLLSSKATWKVIASDMPLGLIIRDGSTDFEAWANGDGPALGRELELADLLRFIKNKKIQNVVWLTADVHYAAAHYYDPAKAQFTDFKPFWEFVAGPLNSGTFGPNQLENTFEPQLVFQSLPPGTKANRPPSEGLQFFGGVKIDGNTKVMTVTLRNLAGKIVYSVDLPPEK
- a CDS encoding type II toxin-antitoxin system HicB family antitoxin, which codes for MLASYIDQAMELALYEIIEDDQTYWGEIPSLQGVWANHQTLEGCRRELREALSDWLALRLHLGLTIPLIAGINLNELTKPV
- a CDS encoding type II toxin-antitoxin system HicA family toxin gives rise to the protein MSRLTPISWRNLVKRMQELGFEGPYAGGKHPQMRRGDVTVIITNPHEGDISVGLLSRLLRQAGVSREEWLGE
- a CDS encoding ATP-binding protein, which gives rise to MLKQLILENWKSFRYAELPLDPLTVLIGTNASGKSNVVEALEFLQRIARGENIEAALAGDKTLTSIRGGLEWAVFKPETKFTLNALVQGEDEKTDYLYVIQTQIISEVKVIEEYIDRQNLNEDHTIKYVEKFTVKKIDLNTKSGMKEPGNYFDFKDIVSNHIYLSTDEEGRIILGKELQERYFPLKIKAINCVVSTLKEILILNPIPSKMREYSRLSDTLESDASNIAGVLAALSEEHKTEVESTLSSYIKDFPEGDIQKLWAEKVGRFGTDAMLYCQEEWKPGHIIEIDARTMSDGTLRFIAIITALLTRPEGSQLVIEEIDNGLHPSRAELLVRILREIGSKRKIDILITTHNPALLDALGPEIVPFVVVAHRDSKTGESKLTLLEDIENLPLLLASGSLGKLATKGAIEKSLSDNK
- a CDS encoding ATP-binding protein, which translates into the protein MHSMTNANNLNLRLESTLQELPLWSVYIEADSPANDLNTLFKQETLLPGIILVKNHDYLGMISRQRFFEHMSRPYSFPLFSKRPAINLINFLQPDVCIISEDTLIVEANKIALQREPQFVYEPILIETQLGSYKLLDFHHLLLAYSQIHILTLAQLEKVEEQSRIAKVGFRTLKNNYARLIQNEKMAALGQLVAGIAHEINNPVNFIAGNLVYAINYTQDLLQLISLYQHHYPAPVAEIKAAIAEMELEFLTADYLKLLDSMKFGTERIQEIVLSLRNFSRLDESDKKIVDIHEGIDSTLIILQSRLVNQQTGQIITIDKEYGNLPLVECYAGLINQVFMNILSNAIDAIFESFESVYSTLKSPVIRIRTEVTDNRQVVIRIADNGTGIPKDIQKRLFDPFFTTKPVGKGTGLGLSISYQIVVEKHCGQLQCISTIKEGTEFIITIPIELNS